In Dyadobacter sp. NIV53, a single window of DNA contains:
- a CDS encoding glutamine synthetase III has translation MTFRSKAFEIAQGRVAPVLTPPIEKVADLYGSNTFSDEVMRTLLSAEAYTKISNAIRSASTIDREVADEVSAAMKSWAISKGATHYTHWFQPLTGTTAEKHDSFFDLTLDGKAVEKFKGSALVQQEPDASSFPSGGLRATFEARGYTGWDPSSPAFLMDNGAGGKTLCIPSVFISYNGEALDYKAPLLRSLVMLDKAATSVCQFFNRDVDKVTPTLGIEQEYFLVDKALYYARPDLLMAGRTVFGHSPARGQQLDDHYFGSISPRVNAFMVDFEFEALKLGIPVRTRHNEVAPGQFECAPTFEEVNLAIDHNALLMDLMQKIGNKHNFQVLFHEKPFAGINGSGKHNNWSLSTDTGINLLAPTTKPKENLRFLTFLLNVVKAVHDHADLLRASISSAGNEHRLGANEAPPSIVSVFLGGELTSMLEELVSKGEITLEKGENFYYKLGITRIPNLQRDNTDRNRTSPFCFTGNKFEYRAVGSSQNSASPMIVLNTIVANQLTEFKKEMDERLGAGEEKKVATVEILKRYFKESKKILFEGNGYSEEWIEMAKERGLSNIRETYTALHAYVTESTIHAFEKMGILTARELHARYEIELENYVKRLQIESRVIGDLALNHIVSTVVKYQFKLAQTARSLTDLEMMEEAEPIKEIIKEISAHVVIIKRLVHEMTETRKVANNVEELLERAKLYGSDVKGYFEEIRYHVDKLELLIDDEDWPLAKYREMLFLE, from the coding sequence ATGACTTTTCGTTCCAAGGCTTTTGAAATAGCGCAGGGTCGTGTTGCACCTGTTTTAACTCCTCCAATTGAAAAAGTAGCCGATTTATATGGAAGTAATACATTCAGTGATGAAGTAATGAGAACGCTGCTGTCCGCAGAAGCTTATACTAAAATTTCTAATGCGATCCGCTCTGCTTCGACAATTGACAGGGAAGTTGCTGACGAGGTTTCAGCTGCCATGAAATCATGGGCAATATCAAAAGGCGCTACGCATTATACCCACTGGTTTCAGCCTTTAACCGGAACCACGGCTGAAAAGCACGATTCCTTTTTTGACCTGACCCTGGATGGTAAAGCCGTAGAAAAATTTAAGGGAAGTGCACTGGTGCAGCAGGAACCGGATGCTTCTTCGTTTCCAAGCGGTGGTTTAAGAGCAACTTTTGAAGCCAGGGGATATACCGGCTGGGATCCGAGTTCACCTGCATTTTTGATGGACAATGGAGCTGGTGGTAAAACTTTGTGTATTCCATCCGTATTCATTTCGTACAATGGAGAAGCGCTGGATTATAAAGCTCCTTTGCTTCGTTCCCTGGTGATGCTGGACAAAGCAGCGACATCCGTTTGTCAGTTTTTTAACAGGGACGTTGATAAGGTAACACCCACATTAGGAATTGAACAGGAATATTTTCTGGTCGACAAAGCGTTATACTATGCCCGTCCGGATTTACTGATGGCTGGCCGTACTGTATTTGGCCATAGCCCTGCCCGTGGACAGCAACTTGACGATCACTATTTCGGCTCTATTTCTCCGCGTGTCAATGCATTTATGGTCGATTTCGAATTTGAGGCATTAAAGTTGGGAATTCCGGTCCGCACCCGGCATAATGAAGTGGCACCCGGACAATTTGAGTGTGCACCTACTTTTGAAGAAGTAAACCTGGCGATTGATCACAATGCATTACTGATGGATCTGATGCAGAAAATTGGGAACAAGCACAATTTTCAGGTCCTTTTTCATGAAAAACCTTTTGCAGGAATAAATGGAAGTGGAAAACACAACAACTGGTCTTTATCAACAGACACTGGAATCAATCTGCTGGCTCCTACTACAAAACCCAAAGAGAATTTACGGTTTCTTACCTTTTTGCTCAATGTAGTTAAAGCAGTGCACGATCATGCTGACTTATTGCGGGCTTCTATATCATCAGCCGGAAACGAACATCGCCTTGGAGCAAATGAAGCACCTCCTTCTATTGTGTCTGTTTTTTTGGGCGGCGAACTGACAAGTATGCTGGAAGAGCTTGTAAGCAAGGGGGAGATCACCTTGGAAAAAGGCGAAAATTTTTATTATAAACTGGGAATTACCCGCATTCCTAATTTGCAACGGGACAATACAGACCGGAACCGGACTTCACCATTTTGTTTTACAGGAAATAAATTTGAATACCGCGCAGTTGGAAGTTCGCAAAACAGCGCTTCTCCCATGATCGTACTGAATACCATCGTTGCCAATCAGCTTACCGAGTTTAAAAAAGAAATGGATGAACGGCTGGGTGCAGGAGAGGAAAAGAAAGTGGCCACAGTAGAGATCCTGAAAAGATATTTTAAAGAATCCAAGAAAATCCTTTTTGAAGGAAACGGTTATTCTGAGGAATGGATTGAAATGGCTAAGGAAAGAGGGTTGAGTAATATCCGGGAAACCTATACGGCACTGCATGCATATGTAACTGAAAGTACAATTCATGCATTTGAAAAAATGGGCATACTGACGGCCAGGGAATTGCATGCACGTTATGAAATCGAACTTGAAAATTATGTGAAAAGGTTACAGATCGAATCCAGGGTTATTGGGGATCTTGCTTTAAATCACATCGTTTCAACAGTTGTTAAGTACCAGTTTAAACTCGCTCAGACGGCTCGTTCGCTAACTGATCTTGAAATGATGGAGGAAGCGGAACCAATTAAGGAAATTATAAAAGAAATTTCGGCACATGTTGTAATTATAAAACGGCTGGTCCATGAAATGACTGAAACCAGAAAAGTTGCAAATAACGTCGAAGAATTGCTGGAACGGGCTAAGTTATACGGATCTGATGTAAAAGGTTACTTTGAAGAAATAAGATATCATGTAGATAAACTGGAATTATTGATAGATGATGAAGATTGGCCTTTGGCAAAATACCGCGAAATGCTATTTTTGGAATAA
- a CDS encoding 16S rRNA (uracil(1498)-N(3))-methyltransferase, with protein MHLFYQPDVKVKELDEEEARHSTKVLRLNTGDIIHVTDGKGLLQKCRLVLTGKKVMYEVLEVFLIPKRPYSVNMAIAPTRKAERNEWMVEKMTEIGVEQIDFVVTANTNLESLSRVVNMTRLNRIAAAAMKQSQQFYLPEITLNKNFGSFIESRKENTKLLAYVPDNHLVKHVIEMVNRNTDTILLIGPEGDFTPDEVLNAKQNGFNTVSLGATRLRTETAAVAGCHAVNLAYILDL; from the coding sequence ATGCACTTGTTTTATCAGCCTGATGTTAAGGTTAAAGAATTAGACGAAGAAGAAGCCAGGCATAGTACAAAAGTATTAAGATTAAATACCGGGGACATCATACACGTTACGGACGGAAAAGGATTGTTGCAAAAGTGCCGGCTTGTGCTCACCGGAAAAAAAGTGATGTACGAAGTTTTAGAAGTTTTTTTGATTCCAAAAAGACCTTATTCGGTAAATATGGCCATAGCACCAACGCGCAAGGCCGAGCGTAACGAATGGATGGTTGAAAAAATGACTGAAATAGGAGTGGAGCAAATTGATTTTGTAGTGACTGCCAATACTAATCTGGAATCGCTCAGCCGGGTTGTTAATATGACGCGTTTAAATCGTATTGCAGCAGCAGCCATGAAGCAATCACAACAATTTTATTTACCGGAAATTACATTGAATAAAAACTTTGGGTCGTTTATTGAAAGTAGGAAGGAAAACACTAAATTGTTAGCATATGTGCCGGACAATCATTTGGTAAAGCATGTGATCGAAATGGTTAATAGAAATACAGATACCATTTTACTGATTGGGCCGGAAGGTGATTTTACACCTGATGAAGTGTTGAATGCCAAGCAGAATGGATTTAATACTGTGTCTTTGGGTGCAACCAGG